Proteins from one Prinia subflava isolate CZ2003 ecotype Zambia chromosome 22, Cam_Psub_1.2, whole genome shotgun sequence genomic window:
- the C1QTNF5 gene encoding complement C1q tumor necrosis factor-related protein 5, producing MGLFFFFPLSCSFWLPRPLISFGVWEERRGEEGGWRGCLSQGLRQSPGARKSRSPCTAASSEVRDRSGGIAPLQDKMKQLFLLFLLGLITRSLQIEDNKIPGLCSGQPGIPGTPGLHGGQGLPGRDGRDGRDGATGMPGEKGEMGPPGVPGPRGEMGSPGVDGLHGEKGAQGECAVAPRSAFSAKRSESRSPPLADQPILFDVVLINEQGHYDPATGKFTCEVPGLYYFAVHATVYRTSLQFDIMKNGHSIASFFQYYGNWPKPTSLSGGTLVRLEPEDEVWVQVGVGDYIGFYASVKTDSTFTGFLVYSYWQNSAVFA from the exons AtgggattatttttctttttccccttgtcTTGTAGCTTTTGGCTCCCAAGGCCCTTGATTTCCTTTGGAGTTTGGGAGGAGAGAcgtggggaggagggggggtgGAGAGGCTGCCTCTCTCAGGGCCTTCGTCAGAGCCCAGGGGCCAGGAAGAGCCgcagcccctgcacagcagcGAGCAGCGAGGTCCGGGACAGGAGCGGCGGGATCGCA cccctccaggacAAGATGAAgcagctcttcctcctcttcctcctcggGCTCATCACCAGGTCCTTGCAGATCGAAGACAACAAgatccctgggctgtgctcagggcagcCGGGCATCCCAGGCACCCCGGGCCTGCATGGGGGCCAGGGTTTGCCGGGCAGAGACGGACGAGATGGCCGGGACGGAGCCACAGGGATGCCGGGGGAGAAGGGCGAGATGGGCCCTCCTG gagTGCCCGGTCCCCGCGGGGAGATGGGCAGCCCCGGCGTGGACGGGCTGCACGGTGAGAAGGGGGCTCAGGGCGAGTGCGCCGTGGCTCCCCGCTCCGCCTTCAGCGCCAAGCGCTCCGAGTCCCGCAGCCCTCCCCTGGCCGACCAGCCCATCCTCTTCGACGTGGTGCTCATCAACGAGCAGGGCCACTACGACCCGGCCACGGGCAAGTTCACCTGCGAGGTGCCGGGGCTCTACTACTTCGCCGTGCACGCCACCGTGTACCGCACCAGCCTGCAGTTCGACATCATGAAGAACGGCCACTCCATCGCCTCCTTCTTCCAGTACTACGGCAACTGGCCCAAGCCCACCTCGCTCTCGGGGGGCACCCTGGTCCGCCTGGAGCCTGAGGACGAGGTGTGGGTGCAGGTGGGGGTGGGGGACTACATCGGCTTCTACGCCAGCGTCAAGACGGACAGCACCTTCACCGGCTTCCTCGTCTACTCCTACTGGCAGAACTCCGCCGTGTTCGCCTGA
- the RNF26 gene encoding E3 ubiquitin-protein ligase RNF26, with protein sequence MDVLLALLRGLRLLFDLLLLVLDLNFFLVSSLVSALLWLLAAASSLPAAAAAAVVACWDALVLLRGCCGAMEGVRAAGHLVSHLVSHLALRARELAQRGLGAVLGCGQALGRQLCEALAIGTSLLMYLVNSLVNVCLIGAQNLFTLLAALWDSLAGPVVRVAELVAAFLAHVSSGAIAVSILLWSPCQMAFELLCSATDLFISVFFVNVYGLGLLLLIVVVGALVLNPGLLWTLTGYLLGYLHTLPSLRRLQRDAWRLYQVAVLTLGVAMTSQPWRRLVDWILQVTDWSLQVTNWSRGGRMVNQGSEQRRAVAAPRAPAGGRVAPGQRPAEQEEQLEAEQGPQPRPALSRAGAGQRHHTAREEAGTSWWRAPRKQQLNGNAEGTPDNDPWALLKEQEERKKCVICQDQTKTVLLLPCRHLCLCQECTEVLLQQDIYQRNCPLCRQMILQTLNVYL encoded by the coding sequence ATGGACGTGCTGCTGGCGCTGCTCCGCGGGCTGCGCCTGCTGTTcgacctgctgctgctggtgctcgACCTCAACTTCTTCCTGGTGTCCTCGCTGGTGTCCgcgctgctgtggctgctggccGCGGCCTCCAGCCTGcccgcggccgcggccgccgcggtGGTGGCGTGCTGGGATGCGCTGGTGCTGCTGCGCGGCTGCTGCGGGGCCATGGAGGGCGTGCGGGCCGCCGGGCACCTGGTGTCGCACCTGGTGTCGCACCTGGCGCTGCGGGCCCGGGAGCTGGCGCAGCGCGGGCTGGGCGCCGTGCTGGGCTGCGGGCAGGCGCTGGGCCGGCAGCTGTGCGAGGCGCTGGCCATCGGCACCAGCCTGCTGATGTACCTGGTCAACAGCCTGGTGAACGTGTGCCTCATCGGCGCGCAGAACCTCTTCACGCTGCTGGCCGCCCTCTGGGACTCGCTGGCCGGGCCCGTGGTGAGGGTGGCCGAGCTGGTGGCCGCCTTCCTGGCGCACGTGTCCAGCGGTGCCATCGCCGTGTCCATCCTGCTGTGGTCGCCCTGCCAGATGGCCTTCGAGCTGCTCTGCTCCGCCACCGACCTCTTCATCAGCGTCTTCTTCGTCAACGTTTACGGGCTGGGCTTGCTGCTGCTCATCGTGGTGGTCGGTGCCCTGGTGTTGAACCCCGGGCTGCTGTGGACGCTGACGGGCTACCTGCTGGGCTACCTGCACACGCTGCCCTCGCTGCGCCGCCTGCAGCGGGACGCGTGGCGCCTCTACCAGGTGGCCGTGCTGACCCTGGGCGTGGCCATGACCTCGCAGCCCTGGCGCAGGCTGGTGGACTGGATCCTGCAGGTGACCGACTGGAGCCTGCAGGTGACCAACTGGAGCCGGGGGGGCAGGATGGTGAACCAGGGCAGCGAGCAGCGCCGTGCTGTGGCTGCCCCCAGGGCCCCGGCCGGAGGCAGGGTGGCCCCGGGCCAGCGGCCGGccgagcaggaggagcagctggaggcagagcagggcccgCAGCCACGGCCGGCCCTGAGCCGTGCCGGGGCAGGGCAGCGTCACCACACGGCCAGGGAGGAAGCGGGCACATCCTGGTGGAGAGCCCcgaggaagcagcagctgaacgGGAACGCTGAGGGAACCCCCGACAACGACCCCTGGGCGCTGCTGAAAGAGCAAGAGGAGCGTAAGAAATGCGTCATCTGCCAGGACCAGACCAAgacagtcctgctgctgccctgcaggcacctgtgcctgtgccaggagtgcacagaggtgctcctgcagcaggacatCTACCAGCGCAACTGCCCCCTGTGCCGCCAGATGATCCTGCAGACCCTCAACGTGTACCTGTGA